The window CGCTCGTCCGGCCGTGCCGTTCGGCCTGCGGTCAGGTGTCCTCGATCGGGACATGCCCGCGAACATGTACGCCTCATCGCGAACCCGTACTGATCGCGTACCCCGCAGTAGACCGGGCGCAAACACGACGGGTCGGCAAGGCATTGCCCTCTTCCGCATTGCGCTCGTCTGACGCTCATGCAAACTATATCCCATTTTAGGCGGGAGTTCCGGCCACCATGTCCACAGCGCCGACCGCGCTCAGCGCGCCGACCACGGGGGACGGCATGTATCTCGCCGGCCTGCGGCTCACGAACTTTCGCTCGTGTCGCGACGTGGAGATCAAGCTCCAGCCCGGCCTGACGCTACTCGTCGGCGACAACAACTCCGGCAAATCCAACGTCATCGACGCGATACGGCTGCTCACCACGCCACTGAGCGGGCGACGGGTCCGCTACCTGGAGGCCGACGACGTCTCCACCGGCGCGGACGGACCCATCGAGATCGTGGGCGAGTTCGATGGCCTGACGCGGTTCCAGCAAGGCCAGTACATCGGCGCGCTCGATCTCGCGACGAACAAGGCGTACTACATGACCCGATTCCGGCCGGACATGGACGTACCCCGCCGGTCCAAGGTGGAAAACCTAGTCGGCCGGGCCGCCGGGTCCGACGCCGAACCCGAGAAGCGGGACCAGATCAGGCACGTCTACCTGGCGCCGCTGCGCGACGCCAAGCGTGAGCTGGACTCCGCCACCGGCAACCGCATGGCGCTCATCATCAAGTACCTGACGAGCGAGGCGTCCCGCACGGACTTCCTCGACCAGGCGATCGACGGACTGCGCAAGCTCGAGGAACACGACGTCATCACCGGCACCCAGAAGCGGCTGCAGGAGCACGTCAGCGACCTCACCGATCCGGTCCGGGGACAGGTCATCGGTCTGAGCTTCCGCGATGTCCGGCTGCAGCGGCTCGCCCGTGGCCTTCGCCTGAAGATGGCCGAGCACGGCGTCGACCTCGCCGACATCGAGGACTCGGGCCTCGGCTACGCCAACCTGCTCTACATGGCGTCGGTCATCATCGAGCTACGTAACGCCCAGGACGCCGAGCTCACGCTCTTCCTCGTGGAGGAGCCGGAGGCCCACCTCCACCCGCAACTGCAGGCCGTGCTCCTGGACTACCTCCAAGAGCAGTCCGCCAAGTCGCTGCGCGACGACACCGACGGCCCGGCGGGTCGCATCCAGGTGGTCGCCACGACCCACTCGCCGAACCTGGCCAGCGCGGTGGGCATCCGCAGTATCGTGGTCCTGCGTACCCAGGAGACCCAGACCACCAAAGGGTCCCCGGTAGCTGAGGCCGAGGAAGCGCCGACCGGCGTCCAGCGCGGCACCGCCGCGATTGCCCTGTGCGACATCGACCTGACCGACGAGGAACGCCGCAAGATCGACCAGTATCTCGACGTCAGCCGCGCCGAGTTGCTGTTCACCCGGCGCGCGATCCTTGTGGAGGGTGTCTCCGAGGCCGTCATCCTGCCGCCGCTCGCACGCCACTGCGTCTTCGACAGGGCGGCGGCCGACTACGGGGCGAAGTGCCGCGAATTCCGGGCTGTGTCGATCATCAGCATCGGCAGCGTCGACTTCGGCCCCTACCTTAAGCTCCTCCTACAGCAGGTCAACGGCGTTCGGCTCGTCGACCGGCTGGTGGTCATCACCGACGGCGACCCCGACATCGATGACGAGGTCGACCAAGACGACGGTCTCGACGATGAGCCCGAGGCCGTCGAGCCGGAGACGGAGGACGAGCCGGCCGCCACACTCAGCCGCAAGGACCGGCTGGAAGAGATCGCCACCCAACTGGGCGCCGACTCAATCCTCGCCGTTTTCGCCGCCGAGTTCACCCTCGAGGCCGACCTGATGAACCCGTTCACGGTCAACGGCCCGCTGCTGGAGACCGCGTTCAAGCGACAGAAGCCCAGGTCGGGCAGATTCTGGAACACGCTCGCGATGAGCACGAACCCGGCGGAGGTCTTCTACCGCAAACTGCGCACCACCAAGCGGTACATCGGCAAGGGCGAGTTCGCTCATGACGTCGCCGAGCTGATCCAGAGCGGCGGCACGCTCAAGTGCCCCGCCTACCTCGCACAGGCCATCCAGTCGGCGATGCGGTAGGCGGGCATGGACGAGATCGACTTCTCGCCGGCGCAGCGCGCCCTCATCGACAAGCCGGGCAGCGTCTTCGTCCCGGCGTGCCCGGGCGCCGGGAAGACTCAGAGCATCGTCGAGCGCTTCACCCAGCGCCCCGGCGTTCCCGCCCGGCAGGGCGTCGCCCTGTTGTCGTTCACCAACGCGGCGATCAACGAGGCGCGTCAGCGGTGCGCCCAGCGGCCAGACCTCCTCACGGCCCCGAACTACGTCGGCACCATCGACGGCTTCATCAACCGGTTCATCGTCACGCCCCTGTACAAGGCGTTGACGGGCACGGTCCCCACGTTCAAGGACTCGTGGCACACCGTCCAGGGCACCACGTTCGGGGTGGCTGGGGTGCCGCTGGAGTTCCAGCTCGGCTGGTTCGCCTTCGACCACGACGGCGGCAACGCCCGGCTGGTCAGCCACCAGGTCCCGTACGCCCAGCGCAGCATCGTCACCAACCTCTCGGACTGGCAGCGGAATACGGCCAACACCAATGCCTCACGCCTGGCTCGCCGGTTCCTCGCGAATGGGGTGATGGACTGCGCGGCGACGCGGGTGCTGATGGAGCACTACCTCACCGACCCGACCAACCGGGCCCGGTTGGGCCAGCTGATGAGCGCCCGGTTCGGGTCGGTCATCGTCGACGAGGTACAGGACTGCGACAGCAGCGACATCTTCCTCATCAACTTCCTGCTGGACTTCGGCATCGAGACCGTCATGGTGGGCGACCTCGACCAGTCCATCTACGGCTTCCGCGGCTCCACCATCGAGGCGGTCCAGAACCTCGTCGGCCGAGTCCCCGAAGGAAGCCGGTTCGACGGCAACTACCGAAGCTCCCCGGCGATCTGCGCCGTCGTCAACAGCTTGCGCGCCGATACAGGCAGCGACATCCCGCTCGGGAAATGGAAGGACGACCAGTACCCCGTCGTGGTCCTGCCCGTGAGCGGGTTCGACCACGCTCGCTCGAAGATCATCGAGGTCGCCGGGTCGATGGGCTTCACCCACGAGGAAATCAGGGTGCTCGCCTACGGTGAGAAGGACGCCCGCGAGTGCGCCGGCGCCTCACCGCCGGGCGACAAAAGCGGCGGCAAACTCGTCCAGCTCGCCCAGGCCGCAGCGACCCTTCAAGATCTGCGCGCCAGCGCCTGGGCCCGGGCCCGGGCCCAGGCCATGCAGACGATCGAAGGCATCCTCCGCGGGCTCGGCCGCGACGACGACCGTGTGCTCGCCGACGCCGAGTTCCTCGGCTCCGTCGGACTCACCCCACGCACGTTCCGGGACGGTTGCCTGCGGCTCGTCAGCAGGGCCTCGCCCTTCGACGGCCCACCCAGCGCGTTCCGCGCCGAGATGCGCAACGGCATCAAGGCGTTGGGGTGGGACGGCTGGATCAACACCGGCGGCCTCCGCTCCCCGAACGGCGACACCTGGCCCGTCCTCATGATTGACGAACCCGATGCGCTCGACTGGTCGACGGTCCACGGCTTCAAGGGCCTCCAGGCAACGGTCACCGCAGTCGCGATCCCGCCGCTGCCGAGACGCGCCACCTCCGCCGACGGGGTCGGGCTCTGGAGCAAGGGCGATCCCGGCGAAAGCCGGCGGGTGCTGTACGTCGGCGCATCCCGCGCCCAGCGCCTTCTCATCCTGGTTACCGCCGACCTGCAAGTGCCCGCCGTAACGTCCTGCCTTCAACGGGATGCGGTGCCGTTCATGGTTGTCCAGAACACCCGAGACGCCAGGGCACGAGCCTGACACCCCAGCCTCAGCGCCGCAGTTTCATGGCCTCGACCGCGGGCAGATCGCGGGCCGCCGCGTTCCGCATCAGGTGCGGCCGAACCGCGACGCACCGGTTCTTCGCACACCATACGAAGGCCTCCACATCGCGCCGTCGGGCAAGCCTGGGCTTGAACCGCTTGGACGGCGAACTGACAGGCGGTGGTTACCCTCGAATTCGTGCCCGAGCCTTCCCTAGCATGTTCATGGTGACGATGCGCCCATCGGCCGGTTCCGGATTCTGGTCTTCGCCTGAGGCATGGCGGTACCGATCGTTCGTACGCCGCCGGCGTGTCAGGCGCATCGACGTGGGCGGGGAGCCCGAGGGTAAGGGCGAGCGGGGCCGCCGAGCGGCCCAGGAGTTCCAGCGGCAGGTGGCCGCACAACAGCGAGCTGCCGGCCACCGAGCGATGACCGGGCCAGTCGCGTTGGAACTTCGGTTCGTCTCGACGCGGCCGACACCGCCCGCGATTCACCGGATGGCGAAGTGGGCACTCGATGTCCTTGAACAGCCCGGTCCTACCGTCGCGCTGAGCGCCGATCGCCGGCCGCTGGTGTATCGCAACGACCGTCAGGTCAAGCTGCTGCACGTCTCTCTTGACCAGGCTTGGCCAGGAGATGGGCACCGGCCCGGACCCGAGGGCCCCAAGACGATCATCCATGCTCAGCCACTGCGAGACGCTGTCGAGGACCTACGCGTGTCCCACGAGTTGTCGACAGTCGGACAGCGGCACTTCATGGACCGAGACGTGTTCGGGGAGGACGAGGAAGACGATTACCCGCGCATCGGCCCGCCGGAGGAGTGGGACACGGAGGTACCGCAGCCGACTGGTGATCCTGCACGGGACCGGTTCAACAAGTCCCTGCTGGCGTGGAGTACCTACCAGAATCTTGAGCTTGCCCAGAAGCGGTTACTGATCGCGATGGACCGACTGGTGGATGGCGCGATGTGGTCCGCGCCCTACCAGATCTCGGCGTCGGGCGCAAGCGACGGCGACGGGACCCGGCGGCGGCCCGAGCTGCTCGATCTGGTCGAGCAGCACGAAACCGAGCCGTGGCAGGACCTGCTGTCGTTCCCATTGACGCTGCCGCTACCAAGCCTTCCGGAAAACACCGCCGATCGACGCACCTTCCGCGACGCCCTATACCTCAGCATGGAGGACTTTCGAGGTAAGTGGCCCATCCTGAAAAACCTAGTCGTCCCCATCAAGGTCACCATGTTGGTGGTGCCTCCGCAGCAGGGAAAGGACCTCGACAACCTCGCCCTCGACGTGCTCCCAGCGGTCCACGAGGTGCTTCGACCCCACATCGAGCCACGGCGCTTCACCCCCAGACTCCTTGCCGAGGGCGACCCGGCCGCCACGCAGACGAGACGGGAGCACGATCAAGCGCTCAAGCGGCTGAAGTCGCTCAACGTCCAGAGCGTCACCGCTTACCAGGTGGTCGAGCTGAAACGTCGCCCGGAACACCCGCCGCAAGGGCTTCTGAGGCTTACCCTCGGGCTCGGCGACGGGTACGACCATCACACCCAAAGCCTGTGGAAACGCACCGACAGACGGCTGTGGCGCAGGCTTCACGGGCTCTGACGAACGACCAAAACGGCGAGCACGGTCCGGCGTCCACCACCGTGACGGATCGACTCGGCATCGGGTGTCCACCCGTACGAGGGCAGCCCTGCACCTCAAGCCGTACCCGCCACTGGCGCTGACGGCCCGTTCCGAGTTTCCCGCTCGCTTCGAGATGTCGGACCGATCGGCTACTCTGCCGGCACTGCGAAGGTTATAGATCCCGTGCGGGAGTTCCCATGCAAAGTTACAGCTTCAAATTAGACATACGTCTCGGCGACCATTCCCTCGAAGGCTCCACCCTGACCTGCTGCAATCAATTCGACGGAAAAGAGACCTGGTCCCTGGACCTCCCAACAGTGCTTTGGATCCTGGAAAGGGTCGCTGCTGGCGAAGGAGATGCGCGAGAGATCCGAGACGACCTTCTTCAGGCAACGGAGTGGGACAGCGCCTGCTGTAGCTCTTGCGATCTGGCGATGTCACACTTCCCGGAGGCACGCCACCGCCATGAGGCGGCTTCCCGGCGGTGGGAAGAAGACCAGCAGCTAGATTCTGACAGCTTCCCCTACCTCCTGAACAAGGGCAAGATCCACAGGTCGAGCTGCCGGCGCCCGCCCCGCCCGGTACCGCCACGGTTTCCCGAGGACCTGCACACCTTCGCGGTACTTTTCGGAGAACATAGTGGCGATCTGGAACAAGTCTTCAACTTTCTTGCTGGGCAAGCGTCCCGTGGAGCGCGTCAGATCAGCTCGTCGGAGGTAGTCGCGATGATGGCGCGGGACGGCGTCGCGACGGTGAAGAGCCGACTCTGCGGTGCGTGTAAGCCTCGACTACCTGACCTCGACCTGGCCGCACCCGAGGGTCGACCGGCGTGCTGGGCGTGGCCTTTACTCTCGGACGTCCCTACGGTGGCAGCCGGAGTCGCCCCGGTCAGCGTCGACGTCAACGTGCTGCCGCATCAACGGGCTGCTTACGCCGAGATGGAGCGTTGGCACGAGGGCCGCTGCGCGGTTTGCGGGCATGGCCATGCCGTCGGCAGGCTAGTGAGAGACCATGATCATCCAAGCGGGCTAATCCGTGGCCTGCTCTGCTCATCGTGTAACACTGCCGAGGGCCGGACCGACTCCCTGTTGTTCAACAGCTACCGTCGCCGACCACCCTCAGTGATCCTGGGGCTCGAAGTGCTCTACCTACCTGCCGGCTTCCAGCCGGGAACGCACCATCAAGGTGTCCCAGCCCGGTGAAGAGCAAGACGGAGACCCTGTCAACGACATTTGAAATTTGGTTCTGGCACACATTCTGGATGCTGTTGGTGATCTTGACTCTGTGACCGGGGTGGCGCGTCGCTGCCAGAGTTGAGGGACTCTTGGTGTTGGGGTAGCGGGATGTCGATGGGGCGGGGTTCGGGTTGGTTGGTGCCGGCGGAGACGGCTCGGGTGGCCTGGGCTGCCAATCCGAAGGGGGGAAGAGTCGCTGGGGTCGTCGTAACCGCCGTTGTATAGATGGTGACTCCTTCGCTGGTGGACAGGCGTCGGATGGAATGTGGTGGCTGTGGGATTGTGATTGGCGGTGCGAGGTCGCCGCCAGATCGGGTGGCACGCTCGCCGAGGCCGTCGAGGTCCCCGTCAACGGTGACGACGAGTTGCCACTGGGTGGCGACCGCTGCGCCGCGAACCCGGATCAGGTCGGCGTTGTGCAGGTTGGTGCCGAGTGTCTCCTGGTAGAAGCGGCGGGTTTCGTCGGGTCGTGGGCAGCCGAGAATCATCCGGTGTGGGGCGGTGATGACGCCTGCCGGATGTCGCCAGCCGTGGCTGTCCTTGCGGTGCCACAGCGATACGGGCGCACCGAAGGGGTCGATCAGGGTGGCGATACGCCCCTGGTCGATGTCGAAGGGTGCGACGATGAGTTGGGCGCCGGCGGTGGTGGCTGCCGCTACGCGGCGGTCGACATCGTCGACGGCGAGGTAGTAGGCGATGTGTGGTGGGGTGCCGGGTGGATAGATCGGGGCGGCCAGGTCGCTGACTGTGCCGATGCGGTGCGAGCCGACGGTGATCGTCGTGGCGCGGCGCCAGTCGTTGTCGTCGACGGCGAAGTGCCAGCCCAGCGTGGCGGAGAAGAACCGGGCGGTGCCAGCGATGTCGCGGGTCTTGATGTCCATCCAGCAGAATTCGCCGTCGGTGCCAAGAGACGGCGTGTCGGCGGCTGGACGTCGGGTGGTGGTCACGGTAGCTCCAGGGTGAGACTGGCCGGGATGGCGTCGAAGGCGTCTTCGACGAGGCTGGCGAGCATCGGGAGTCCGCCGTAGCCGATCTGGTGTTCCTGGCCGGGTTTGCCGTTGCCGCGTCCGGCGACCCAGTTGCGGGCACCGCACCGCCAGGCGCTGAGGGCGAACTCGCCGAGCAGTCGCAGGCGTACGTCGTAGCGGCTGTCGGTGTTCAGTCGTGTTTCGAGGATCTCGACGAGGCGTTGCTGCACTTTCATCGACGACAGGATGCTGTGGTCGCGCAGGACAGGGGTGCCGGCCGCGAGCCGGCGGGTGGCCAGGAACCGGCGTTCCCAGTCGTCGGGCATGCCGTGGATCGCCGCGACCAGGCTGGCGCGCAGGGCGGGTAGGGCGGGTCCGGGCTCGTCGTGGTCCTGGAAGTGGGTGATGTACGCCTGCCAGAGTTCGCCTTCGGCGGCCATCGCTACGTCTTCTTTGCTCGGGTAGTAGCGGAAGAACGTGCTGCGGGCGACTTCGACGTGGGCGGTGAGCTCTTCCAGGGTGACCCGGTCGAAGCCGCGGTCGCTGAACAGGCGTAACGCGACGTCGGCTAGTGCACGGCGGGTGCGCTGTTTCTTGCGCTCGCGCAGCGGCAGGGATCCGTGTTCGGCAGGTTCGGCGAGTTCGGCAGGCACCGACAGATCATAACGAAACAAGTCCGAGACGCATATCACACTTGATGCCTAACGCTACCCAGGACAATATAGAACTCAGTCTCGTTTTCTGGTCGTTTTCCTGTCGCCATGTGCGCTGGAGGTTCCCGCGGTCATGCCTGTCGGCGTCCAGCCCCGTCCGGGCCGACCTGTTCTCGTCGTGCTGCTGCTGGCGTCCACTCTCGGGGTGATGGGTGGAGCGACGATCGCCCCGATCATCGAGGTCATCCGGCAGGATCTCGCGGTCGGCGGCACCGAGGCCGGCCTGATCCTCACCTCGCACAGCCTGGCCATCGCCGTGCTCAGTCCGCTCGCTGGGCGGGCGGCGGACCGGTTCGGCATCCGCGTACCGCTGGCGGGTGGGCTGGTCCTTTACGGCGTTGGTGGTGGCGCGGGCATGCTCACCTCGACGCTGCCGACGCTGCTCGCCACCCGGCTGGTCCTCGGCGCCGGCGCGGCCGCCGTGTTCACCTGCTCGACCGTCGCGATGCTGGCGCTGTACCAGGGTCCCGACCGGGACCGGGTGATGGGCTGGCGGACGACCGCCGTCACCGTCGGCGGGTTCGCCTACCCTCTGGCGGCCGGGGTGCTCGGACACGTGTCCTGGCACGCCCCGTTCGCGATCTATCTCGTCGGCGTACCGCTCGGGGTGGCCACCCTGCTCATCATCCCGGCGGGCACTGCGGCCTCGATCCGCCCGGATCAGGGCGCTGGGTCCTCACCTACCGGCCGCCGTGGCGCCGTGCGGTTGCTGCGGGACCGTCCGCTGCTGCTCGGCCTGTGTGGGATCTGGGTCGCCACCGCCGGGCTGATGATGGTCCTCGCGGTCTTCCTGCCACGCCGGCTGGACCAACTCGGCATCCAGGACACCGTGCTCGTCGCGGTCTACTCGATGGTGGTGTCCGGAGCCGCCGCCAGCCTGGCCGGCCTGGCGTACGCGCGGCTACGTACCCGGCTGTCCTATCCGGCGCTGCTACGCGGCGCGGTGCTGTGCTGGACAGCCGCGTTCGTCGCTTTCGCCGTCGCGGACCATCCGGTGCCGCTGCTGCTCGTGCCGGCCCTCACCGGTCTCGGCTCCGGTCTGGCCATGCCCACGCTGACTGTCCTGATCGATCACACCGCGCCGCCTGGGCGGCGCGGCACCGCCACCTCGCTGCAGGGCAGTGCGTTGTTCGGTGGCCAGTTCGTCTCACCGCTGGTGTTCGGGCCCCTCATCGAAGCCACGTCCATCACCGTCGGTGCGTTGACCGCCGCCGCTGGCACCACGCTCATGTTCATCGCCCTGCTGCGGCTTCCCGATCCCGAATGGCCGGCGAGCCGGCGACCCGCCGCACCTGGCGACGGGCCGCCTGACGGCACGGCGCGGCGGACACCGCCCCCGGTTCCAGGCCCACGCGACAGCGCCGCACGGGACGCGTCCCCGAGCTGACCAGTATCAGTGGCCGACCCCGAGCTGGCCGGCGAGGGTGCCGTGGATGCGGGCGCTGGACTGGTTGAGTTCGATGATCTCGACGGTCTTGCCCCGGCTGGCGTACTTGGTGGTGATCGCATCCAGGGCGGCGACGGACGAGGCGTCCCAGACGTGGGCGTGGGTCATGTCGATGATCACCCGGTCCGGGTCACCGGCGTAGTCGAACTGGTAGACGAGGTCGTTGCTGGAGGCGAAGAAGAGCTCACCGTGCACCGAGTAGATCCGGGTGGTCTCGTCCGGGTCGAGCACACTGGTCACCTGGACCATGTGGGCCACCCGACGGGCGAAGATGACCATCGCGGTCAGCACGCCGAAGATGACACCGATGGCCAGGTTGTGGGTGATCAGCACCGCGGCGACGGTGAAGGTCATCACCGCGAGTTCGCCCCACGGCATCCGCTTCAAGGTGGCGGGGGCGACGCTGTGCCAGTCGAACGTCGAGACCGCGACGATGATCATCACGGCGACCAGGGCGGCCATCGGGATCCGGGCGACGATGTCACCGAGGGAGACCACCAGGATCAGCAGGAACACGCCGGACAGGAACGTCGACAACCGCGTCCGGGCACCCGCAGCCTTGACGTTGATCATCGTCTGGCCGATCATCGCGCAGCCACCCATGCCGCCGAAGAAACCGGTCACGATGTTCGCCACCCCCTGACCCCACGACTCACGGGTCTTGTTGGAATGCGTGTCGGTGACATCATCAACCAACTTCGCGGTCATCAACGACTCCATCAACCCCACCAGAGCCACACCGAACGCGTACGGGGCGATCAACTGCAGAGTCGCCACGGTGTAGGGGATCTCCGGCAGCGCGAGGAACGGC is drawn from Micromonospora sp. Llam0 and contains these coding sequences:
- a CDS encoding ATP-dependent endonuclease, encoding MSTAPTALSAPTTGDGMYLAGLRLTNFRSCRDVEIKLQPGLTLLVGDNNSGKSNVIDAIRLLTTPLSGRRVRYLEADDVSTGADGPIEIVGEFDGLTRFQQGQYIGALDLATNKAYYMTRFRPDMDVPRRSKVENLVGRAAGSDAEPEKRDQIRHVYLAPLRDAKRELDSATGNRMALIIKYLTSEASRTDFLDQAIDGLRKLEEHDVITGTQKRLQEHVSDLTDPVRGQVIGLSFRDVRLQRLARGLRLKMAEHGVDLADIEDSGLGYANLLYMASVIIELRNAQDAELTLFLVEEPEAHLHPQLQAVLLDYLQEQSAKSLRDDTDGPAGRIQVVATTHSPNLASAVGIRSIVVLRTQETQTTKGSPVAEAEEAPTGVQRGTAAIALCDIDLTDEERRKIDQYLDVSRAELLFTRRAILVEGVSEAVILPPLARHCVFDRAAADYGAKCREFRAVSIISIGSVDFGPYLKLLLQQVNGVRLVDRLVVITDGDPDIDDEVDQDDGLDDEPEAVEPETEDEPAATLSRKDRLEEIATQLGADSILAVFAAEFTLEADLMNPFTVNGPLLETAFKRQKPRSGRFWNTLAMSTNPAEVFYRKLRTTKRYIGKGEFAHDVAELIQSGGTLKCPAYLAQAIQSAMR
- a CDS encoding UvrD-helicase domain-containing protein — encoded protein: MDEIDFSPAQRALIDKPGSVFVPACPGAGKTQSIVERFTQRPGVPARQGVALLSFTNAAINEARQRCAQRPDLLTAPNYVGTIDGFINRFIVTPLYKALTGTVPTFKDSWHTVQGTTFGVAGVPLEFQLGWFAFDHDGGNARLVSHQVPYAQRSIVTNLSDWQRNTANTNASRLARRFLANGVMDCAATRVLMEHYLTDPTNRARLGQLMSARFGSVIVDEVQDCDSSDIFLINFLLDFGIETVMVGDLDQSIYGFRGSTIEAVQNLVGRVPEGSRFDGNYRSSPAICAVVNSLRADTGSDIPLGKWKDDQYPVVVLPVSGFDHARSKIIEVAGSMGFTHEEIRVLAYGEKDARECAGASPPGDKSGGKLVQLAQAAATLQDLRASAWARARAQAMQTIEGILRGLGRDDDRVLADAEFLGSVGLTPRTFRDGCLRLVSRASPFDGPPSAFRAEMRNGIKALGWDGWINTGGLRSPNGDTWPVLMIDEPDALDWSTVHGFKGLQATVTAVAIPPLPRRATSADGVGLWSKGDPGESRRVLYVGASRAQRLLILVTADLQVPAVTSCLQRDAVPFMVVQNTRDARARA
- a CDS encoding endonuclease domain-containing protein, whose amino-acid sequence is MARDGVATVKSRLCGACKPRLPDLDLAAPEGRPACWAWPLLSDVPTVAAGVAPVSVDVNVLPHQRAAYAEMERWHEGRCAVCGHGHAVGRLVRDHDHPSGLIRGLLCSSCNTAEGRTDSLLFNSYRRRPPSVILGLEVLYLPAGFQPGTHHQGVPAR
- a CDS encoding VOC family protein — its product is MTTTRRPAADTPSLGTDGEFCWMDIKTRDIAGTARFFSATLGWHFAVDDNDWRRATTITVGSHRIGTVSDLAAPIYPPGTPPHIAYYLAVDDVDRRVAAATTAGAQLIVAPFDIDQGRIATLIDPFGAPVSLWHRKDSHGWRHPAGVITAPHRMILGCPRPDETRRFYQETLGTNLHNADLIRVRGAAVATQWQLVVTVDGDLDGLGERATRSGGDLAPPITIPQPPHSIRRLSTSEGVTIYTTAVTTTPATLPPFGLAAQATRAVSAGTNQPEPRPIDIPLPQHQESLNSGSDAPPRSQSQDHQQHPECVPEPNFKCR
- a CDS encoding TetR/AcrR family transcriptional regulator, whose protein sequence is MPAELAEPAEHGSLPLRERKKQRTRRALADVALRLFSDRGFDRVTLEELTAHVEVARSTFFRYYPSKEDVAMAAEGELWQAYITHFQDHDEPGPALPALRASLVAAIHGMPDDWERRFLATRRLAAGTPVLRDHSILSSMKVQQRLVEILETRLNTDSRYDVRLRLLGEFALSAWRCGARNWVAGRGNGKPGQEHQIGYGGLPMLASLVEDAFDAIPASLTLELP
- a CDS encoding MFS transporter, with the protein product MPVGVQPRPGRPVLVVLLLASTLGVMGGATIAPIIEVIRQDLAVGGTEAGLILTSHSLAIAVLSPLAGRAADRFGIRVPLAGGLVLYGVGGGAGMLTSTLPTLLATRLVLGAGAAAVFTCSTVAMLALYQGPDRDRVMGWRTTAVTVGGFAYPLAAGVLGHVSWHAPFAIYLVGVPLGVATLLIIPAGTAASIRPDQGAGSSPTGRRGAVRLLRDRPLLLGLCGIWVATAGLMMVLAVFLPRRLDQLGIQDTVLVAVYSMVVSGAAASLAGLAYARLRTRLSYPALLRGAVLCWTAAFVAFAVADHPVPLLLVPALTGLGSGLAMPTLTVLIDHTAPPGRRGTATSLQGSALFGGQFVSPLVFGPLIEATSITVGALTAAAGTTLMFIALLRLPDPEWPASRRPAAPGDGPPDGTARRTPPPVPGPRDSAARDASPS
- a CDS encoding SulP family inorganic anion transporter, giving the protein MSAFSPAVFRPRLSRPSWLSPKVFRTEVLAGLVVALALIPEAISFSILAGVDPRVGLFASFTMAVTISICGGRPAMISAATGAIALIVAPLARDHGLGYLLAAVILGGALQVLLAVLGVAKLMRFIPRSVMVGFVNALAILIFSAQVPYLMGVPWLVYPMVVVALVIMVGLPRLTKAVPAPLVAIVVLTVVTVVAGFAVPTVGDQGSLPDSLPFLALPEIPYTVATLQLIAPYAFGVALVGLMESLMTAKLVDDVTDTHSNKTRESWGQGVANIVTGFFGGMGGCAMIGQTMINVKAAGARTRLSTFLSGVFLLILVVSLGDIVARIPMAALVAVMIIVAVSTFDWHSVAPATLKRMPWGELAVMTFTVAAVLITHNLAIGVIFGVLTAMVIFARRVAHMVQVTSVLDPDETTRIYSVHGELFFASSNDLVYQFDYAGDPDRVIIDMTHAHVWDASSVAALDAITTKYASRGKTVEIIELNQSSARIHGTLAGQLGVGH